The following are encoded together in the Bos taurus isolate L1 Dominette 01449 registration number 42190680 breed Hereford chromosome 17, ARS-UCD2.0, whole genome shotgun sequence genome:
- the NIPSNAP1 gene encoding protein NipSnap homolog 1 gives MAPRLCSISAAARRLLGGPGSGPRDVVAVAAARFYSKDNEGSWFRSLFVHKVDPRKDAHSTLLSKKETSNLYKIQFHNVKPECLDAYNSLTEAVLPKLHLDEDYPCSLVGNWNTWYGEQDQAVHLWRFSGGYPALMDCMNKLKNNKEYLEFRKERSQMLLSRRNQLLLEFSFWNEPQPRAGPNIYELRTYKLKPGTMIEWGNNWARAIKYRQENQEAVGGFFSQIGELYVVHHLWAYKDLQSREETRNAAWRKRGWDENVYYTVPLVRHMESRIMIPLKISPLQ, from the exons ATGGCTCCGCGTCTATGCAGCATCTCTGCGGCGGCGCGGCGGCTGCTGGGGGGCCCGGGCTCGGGCCCCCGGGACGTTGTGGCTGTGGCTGCGGCGCG CTTCTATTCCAAGGACAACGAAGGCAGCTGGTTCCGGTCCCTCTTCGTACACAAGGTGGACCCCCGGAAGGACGCCCACTCCACGCTGCTGTCCAAGAAGGAGACCAGCAACCTCTATAAGATCCAGT TTCACAATGTGAAGCCCGAGTGTCTGGACGCCTACAACAGCCTGAC GGAGGCTGTGCTGCCCAAGCTGCACCTGGATGAGGACTACCCCTGCTCGCTCGTGGGCAACTGGAACACGTGGTACGGGGAGCAGGACCAGGCAG TACACCTATGGCGATTCTCAGGGGGCTACCCAGCCCTCATGGACTGCATGAACAAGCTCAAGAACAACAAG GAGTACCTGGAGTTCCGAAAGGAGCGGAGCCAGATGCTGCTGTCCAGGAGAAACCAGCTGCTCCTCGAGTTCAGCTTCTGGAACGAGCCACAGCCTAGAGCCGGCCCCAACATCTACGAGCTGAGGACGTACAAGCTCAAG CCAGGAACCATGATCGAGTGGGGGAACAACTG GGCTCGGGCCATCAAGTACCGGCAGGAGAACCAGGAGGCGGTGGGCGGCTTCTTCTCGCAGATAGGAGAGCTCTACGTCGTGCACCATCTCTGGG CCTATAAAGACCTGCAGTCTCGGGAGGAGACCAGAAATGCTGCCTGGAGGAAGAGGGGCTGGGACGAAAATGTCTACTACACAG TCCCCCTGGTGCGACACATGGAGTCTCGGATCATGATCCCTTTGAAGATCTCACCTCTccagtga